The genomic window taagtgggaggaagccggagtatccggagggaacccacgcattcacggggagaacatgcaaactccacacagaaagatcccgagcctggatttgaacccaggactgcaggaccttcgtattgtgaggcagacgcactaacccctctgccaccgtgaagttttaataaatttgcaaaataaaataaaaactttcacattgtcattataagGATTTGTctgaagaattttgaggacaaaatgaatttattccatttcagAATAAAGCTGTTACATAACAAaatatggaaaaagtgaagtgctgtgaatactttgcaGATGCACTGTAATGTAGCACCACTACTCttttgcagtggacatttatcaTGTTCcttctttctagctcccaggtTGGATGGTGAACTCAGAGGGCTCAGTTTTTATAGCAACAGCAAATGACAATGCGGTGGGCATGTACACTTGCACTGCATATAACAGCTACGGGACCATGGGTCAGTCTGAGCCCACCCAGGTCTTTCTGCAGGTACGGAACTCTGTTTAGTCTCAGATAAAAAAAATTTGACAAAGACTGGTTCTATATTCCAGGATCCACCCACATTCCTAATGCCTCCTCGGCCGGAGTATCTTCAAGAGGTGGGCAGAGAGTTGATCATCCCCTGTGAAGCCAGTGCAGATCCTGCCCCCAACATAACATGGAGCAAGGTGCACAATTTTTGCTTATTAAAAGAAAATAGTTCTTTTTTTCAAACCAAATACATCTTCTTTACCAGATTGGCCCTACTCCCCGTTCTCAGTACTACGTGTTGAGTAACGGTTCCCTCCTGCTTCAACCTCTCAGTAAAGACCACCATGGAGGATGGGAATGCTTGGCCTCTAACCGTGTAGCAACTGTCAGTGCAGGCACAGTGGTCATGGTGTTGGGTAAGTGGAGTCGCTGTCAAAAAAACAGGAGCAATCAGCATGCAAATGTTCATAATTCAACTcgttacaggcctactgaaacccacaactaccgaccacgcagtctgatttatatatcaatgatgaaatcttaacattgcaacacatgccaataaggccggtttagtttactaaataaaaattttaaatttcccgcagagtttcttgttgaaaacgtcgcggaatgatgacgcgtgtttgtgacgtctcgggttgtagcggacatattagcccagcaccacacacggctaaaagtcgtctcttttcatcgcataattacacagtaatttggacatctgagttgctgaatcttttgcaatttgttcaattaataatggagactataaagaataatgctgttggtggaaagcggtggattgcagctgcctttagcaccgaaacacagccagtctttctttgttgtgaagctttaacacggagcggtcaagcgaacatgtttttctatgtcaaccagcaagtttttggatggtaaaattgtgatattaagtctgctcttaccggagacttcagtagattacgcgacttcctcctgcagctgtcaaaaaggcagctgtgatcttggctcctccattggcttctctgagagacactggcgttcaccgcagccatccgactttcaggtattacTTTACAATCTCACCAAAAGACTATCAAaaaaataagcagaaaagggatattccagaattatcctagtaaatgtgtctaattacatctgaaacacgcctgccgtcgccttttttttttttttttctagtacttcattttaaacgtcctcatccacaaatgtttcatcctcgctcaaattaatggggaaattgtcgctttctcggttcggatagctctagctactgctggctatgattataaacaatgtgaggatgtgaggagccctacaacccgtgacgtcacgcgcacatcgtatgttacttccggtaaaggcaaggattttttattagcgaccaaaaattgcgaactttatcgtcgatgttgtctactaaatcctttcagcaaaaatatgccaatatcgcgaaatgatcaagtatgacacatagaatggacctgctatccccgtttaaataagaaaatctcatttcagttggcatTTAAACCCACAGAAATACTTGTCTGTTTCAGGCACCAGTCCTCATGTTGTGTCTTCAGTATCCGTCAACACAGACATGCACCAGGCCAATGTATCCTGGGTGCCTGGATTTGATGGCGGATACACTCAGAGGTTCACTGTGTGGTAAATAACAACATTATTGTGTCGTCCTTGTCAACTCTTGCCATGCATTTATATATGGCTTTTTAATGTTAGGGTCAAGCAGTCATCTAGAGGGAAACATGAATGGGCATCGTTACCTGTACCCACGTCCAAGAACTACCTGCTGGTTACTGGTCTTCTGGCTGGGACTAGTTATCAGTTCAGTGTCCTACCTCAGAATAAACTCGGCTCTGGACCTTTCAGTGAAATTGTTACTGTTACAACTGAAGGTCTGTGAATATATTGAGCCACTTTTCTATTGTGAAATGCATGGACTTAACTTTGTGTTTTCCTGTTAGCTCTGCCAACAGAAGCCCCAACTGTCATCACCACTCTACCAATACTGGAACCCCCCGTTTTCTTGTCTGCCAACCGCACCAGACGAGGTGTTCTCCTCCAGTGGTCACCTCCTGAGGCTCCCTCCTCTCCGCTGACAGGTTATGTGCTGCAGGCTCGCCGGAATCAGGGCCAGTGGGTCACCCTCAGCAGCAACATCAGTGCCAATCAGAGTGAAATCCTAGTACCAGGGCTGCTTCGTGTAAGGCTTGTTTGAAATCAAACATACATAGTTGTGGTtacaatcagaggtgggtagtaagacgctacatttactccgttacatttacttgagtaacttttgggataaattgtacttttacgagtagtttttatgcaacatacttttacttttacttgagtatatttatagagaagaaacgctacttttactccgttccatttatctacattcagctcgctactcgctactttttttttttatcgatctattaatgtttgttttggttaatgacagcttcaaagtagaatctacgcatgcctgcgtttcaccaatcacatgcagtcactggtgacgttggaccaatcaaacagagccaggcggttacatgacccgatttatacaagtttaaaaacgtattggggtgttaccatttagtggtcaattgtgcagaatatgtactgtactgtgcaatctcataataaaagtttcaataaatcaatgaaAAGTGTAatggaaaaaaggcactttttatttcaactgtacttcccgtcaaaagcctaaagactgatcgcacagttcctgtcttcacaataaaagtgccgctccattgcgcctgcgctaacaaaataagagtctccgaaagccagcgcaaacaagctagcaaactacggagtttgccgccaatgtatttcttgtaaagtgtttaaaaacgaatatggaagctggacagatacgATCcccaaaaccaacgactttcatgtggtattaaacagaaaagaggaacttttttctcctccatttgaaaacgtgaacgtctgagtccaatcattgcaagtcatcagaatcaggtaatacaccaatttgtattcttgtcttcatgaaagataggaatctacaagttaaacatgcttgtatattcattaaaacaccttcaacatgtgaacaaaaacggcaaaataaataaatataaatgatatactgtatatataaatgtatgtatgcatatatatatatatatatatatatatatatatatatatatgatttgtgtgtgtgtgtatgatatgtgtgtgtaggtatatatgaggtagatcacctcgacttggtcatttactaagtaattgataaacgttgaaaaacgttttggggtgttaccatttagtggtcaattgtatggaatatgtactgtactgtactgtactgtacaatctactaatacaagttttaatcaatcgatcaaatcaatgaatgcctactgaggctatgatgctgttaagttattgtggctcaatgtgccattttttaaattttattttaatgtactattatttaatatatataatggttttagttgcttaagagatattcctggctctgaatttgctcattgctatttttatgtatttgtgcattatttgttgccgtaatcaggttactcatcagttactcagtacttgagtagttttttcacaacatactttttacttttactcaagtaaatatttgggtgactactccttacttttacttgactaataaatctcgaaagtaacagtactcttacttaagtacaatttctggctactctacccacctctggttacaaTGCATGCACATTTTTCCTAAAAAAGTATAAgaattgttttgttttactccACATTGCTGTGTTTCAGGACTCCAGTTATGAACTGAGGCTGTTGTCCTGCAGCAACAAAGTGTTCAGTGAACCAAGTGATTTTGTCAATATATCTACCACAGGTGACAGACAGGTTttcttgttttaaaaaatattgtctGCACAGATTTACTGTGTATTGAAAAATATTAATGACGACGATGTGACTGATGGGCTTACAGGGATGGAGATTTACCCTCTACACCCAAGTTTCTTGGAGCGTGTCCCCGAGCCGCTGCTGGCAGGTGTAATCGCTGGGGTGTGCTTCCTTTTCATGGCCATTGTGCTTTCCTTGGTAACGGCTTGCTATATGAGTAACTGGAGAGAACGGCGGCGCAGGAAGAGACGAAAAGGTCAAATATCATATTTATAGATATCTTACTAATATGAATGCCTTTGATGTGGAATACAACAAAATCCTTTaaaggagacctatgatgatttgaacctacatttaaaacactttctggtggtctaaatcagtgtttcttaaccatagttgGGCCGcataaaaatatttgtttatcAGCTATGGCCTGTATGGGCCGCGGTGATACTCAGTTGTAGTACaagttttccaccacttgtggcagtaatgacaattccAGCCATtcagtttctaccgcttgtcgctctcggggtcgcgggggcggctggagtctatctcagctgcagaaaaagtctggagctaaagtcatagaaaagTTTCTTAAGCGGAAACATTTTAACTTAAGTGGTGAGggttagctggagcctatcccagctgacttctaACAAGAGGTCGGATGAAATGAGAGGTCGGACTGGTCGCCAGCCAATCACAtagacaaccattcacactcacattcatacctaGTGACAGTTTAGCCTTCAATTAACCTAAAACctgtgttttcatttgcacttaaattgtattgacaatttatttaagtttatttATTAATATCTTCATAgttagaatttatttattttagcactacatAACTGTTAGTATTTTTTTAgcagtttttatgagtcccttcttttgcagtaaatTTGATTAGTACTTAATTTGGTAATCAGCGTGGCTTAAAAAGTCTTGACGCCTTGATTATAATCGTTGTGATTGACACGTGATTTCATATCCTTTGACAAGGTTTGtactgttaaactgtaagtaggttatatGTAATTAATGTGTACGATTAAAATCAAtaataagattactaattcagtgttaatatttgagccCCTCTTTAGTGAAAATGTTTGGCCCTGAAGTcagaaaggttaagaacccctggttTAACTAATATGTATAGGATATACTTTGTTGTACATTTAGCTTCATAGTCATGTTTATAATCTACTTTCTGCATATGTCCGCACAATGATTTTTTTGTGAAGGTATTCCCAGGTTGCAAATGCAGTCCCCACCCTTTCCAAAAGTATCTCAATTTACCCTTTGATaatgtacactgtttaaatattaatatatttttttcccgacacaattgaaaataaacttcataaatatTATATTGACTtccccggtcacaacattaggtacgtTTGCTCATTCGCCGTATGATACAGAGCTGCATAAAAAAGCTGTTTTTCcgcattatttatttttctgcaTGTCACACATCAGTGTTATTGTGCATATGCCAAGattagattgtagctgagataggcgccagcgccccccgcgaccccgaaagggaataagcggtagaaaatggatggatggatggatagataatagTAATATCGCCTTTTTTTTCATCTGAGTTCAGTCCAATTTTGTACTGGTCCATCTGGTCAAAAAAGTTCTGTGTAAAATGTCGTAAAGACAATTAAACACAGGAGTATTTGCCTTACAGACATTAGAGCAGGTGGTAGGGCATTATATGAGAATGAATAACACACAGGGCTGCAGGCAGCCGCCATAACAGTCTTACAGCATAAAGTAGATATTGTTTAACATGAGTATCTAACATTCTAACAACATTTAAAAGTCAGTAGAGACGAAAATCATCATTGGTCATATGAATGGACAAAAAGTCTTGTGTTTTAATTTATGCTTTTATTTTAGATCTTCCATCTGCTTTCCAGAAGAGCCCATCTTCAGAGTAAGTGAAAATCGTTTACTTGAAAAAACAACTGGAACTAACACAGATAGTACACCATTTTTTAGTTATAATAATGTCCTAATAGTTTTCTCTGACATGTAATGAGAATTTGATATACTTGCTGAATGACTTGAATAATTTTAAAATTGTTATGGtctcatcttttttttccttAGAGCCCGATCTCCTCCTCGCAGCCCCGACAGTGTCTTGAAGCTTAAGCTATGTCCACCACTTCCTTTCTTCCCCACGTCCTCCTCCCAGTATGGCTCCTCCTTTGATAAAGGCAGCCGAGGAGAATACCAAGACCAGCGCAAACAACTCTTGGCTAACTCATCTCCGCCACCACATTACGCTCTTTTTGAGAGCCACCTGGGGTCGCAGGCCCCCTCCCCAACAGGTTTGGAGTCAATTTCCAGAGGCCCAGATGGACGTTTCATAATCCAACCCCTGATAGAGGGTTCTAGTCCCTCTAATAAGAATAATTTGAAGGACATCTTGCTCAGCAATGGTGGTGCAAGTAGCTCCGGAAGCAACCAGACCTCATTCAGGGGCTCCCCAAAATCGAGCATCTTGAGTTCTGATAAGGACGAGAGAAAAAAATCTCCACTTACTGTGGATGCACCTGAACTTAGCAGGCCTTCATCCTCCCCAGGAAGGGTTCTGACTATTGCTCGGAACTTGTCCCGTCATGGCTGCTTTTACTCTGATGATGAACATGGCTCAGAGAACCTACTGGAAAGAGCAAGCTTCTATTCAGACAACAGTGAGAAAAAGCCCAGCGATCCCCTTAGAAGGCATCGCATGCCGGCCCGCACTGAGGACTTATTCCCTGTTTTGACCAGGAAAACCTATATTTTAGATAGAGAAGAAGACAGTGCACAGTCTTCAGGCTATCAACCAATGACCAGTCACTTGACGGACGATAGCACACAAGTCACCCAACTTGACAGTGAACTGGAAAACGATAGCATCCAAAAATGCATACAACTAGCCAAGGAGAGGGAGAAAATGGAGCGGGAACTAGAACGCTATACAAATAGTCACAAAAACCAAGATCAAGGAGAAGACGTACAATTTACCCATTCACAGAGCCCTCATTGTAGCATATCCCAGTCTGATGACGAACCTGTATGGAAACCACAAGCTGTTACTCTCCGTCAAAAGCCCAGGCCCTCAAGCCACACAAGTCGCGTAGCAGACTACAGAAGAGCGTGCTACTTTGGGAGCACTAGTAGTCCCATGGACCGACTTCCTATGTCTCACATACCGTGGGACATTAGCCCTGTTACATCGGTCACAAACATGGTTCCAGTAAAGAGAAGCTGGGAGTCGGCCAAGATACAGCATTCTCATACCTGTGAAAGAACTGGAGATGATTCACTGGCTGATTCTCGAGTCACTGAGAACACTTCCCTGCCTCTGCCTTCCACTGATGTGACCATTGAAAAAATTTGCTGTCTAGAGACACCCCTCAGAGCCAGGTCATTGAGTCCTCAAACAGATTCGGATATTTGTACAAAGCCTATGGCTAAATGCCTGAGGCAAAATATTAGTGACAGAGGTGCTCCCTCCCGGTCCAGAAGTTCTTATGCTTATGGAACACAAAATTGGGATCCAGCTTCCAGAAGACCTTTAGTTTGCAGTGAGGGGGCTGAAAGTCTAGCTCAACCTTCAACATCATACGCAACCACGAGGGGTCCCAGTCCCTTGGGTTTCCCTACCTTACCCGATGAACATCACACAAAGTCAAAGGCCAAAGACAGGGAAGGCTGTGATGACCGCCAAAGTTTAGGATTAGAAAGAGAAAATGTCCGAGCACGGTCCAGGAGGAGTGACAAATGTCTTTTCTCTGATAGTCCCAGCCCTGTGTCGATGTTGACTCTGGTAGAAGAAGCTGGAAGGGACCAGTCCAAATGTTCTGTCCCGAGAATGTCAGGGTCTTTCAAGACCAAGCCTGTCGCATCACCTCAAATGTCATCACTTCAGACAAGTGCAATTCTGGAATATCTGAGCCTTCCGGGTTTTATTGAGATGAGCGTTGATGAGCCTCTCGAACCAACGGAAGTGGCTGACACTGCCGTACAAAGTTTGGAACGAAAATCTGGAGAATCCAAGGTGGCTAAGCCGGATGtagtccctaaaaactgggaggTTCATGTCCAAGAAAAAGGTGAATCAAATAAACGGAAGGCTTGTTTTGAACCTTCACTTTCTAGAGATAAACATGGCTCTAGGCATTACAACAAAAGTGAGTCTTTACTTTGTGTAAGGTTTACAGACAGCATCAAATCACCATCGCCAGCTCCAGAAAAAACTAGCAAGCAGCTGTACAACGAGAAAACGCAGATTAGAGCTGAGACTAAAGGCACTGATTCAAGACTAGGTTCTAGGCCAACTCATACTTTGCTCAGTGCCGCTAAAGGTATGGTCGATATAGTGTCAAAACAGTCTCAGAGCTTTGGAGACAGTAGTGAATCTTTATCAGAGCAACCACAAAGACAAGGTTCTCAAGGCAACAGGACCAATAACATTGCATCGCGAATAAATCAAGCTCCCGTACCGTTTCTTAAAAAATCCTTCAGCGTTGGCCCTTGTCGAACCCTCTCAAGTATGGGACCACCCAGACCTTTCCTTAAGAAATCTATTAGCTTCGGCTCCCAAAAATGGGAGCACTTTGAGAGCCCGAGAACATACATCTCTGAGAGATGTTACTGGGACGAGTTCCCAAATCCTGATGTCAGGGTGAAATCTTACAGTTTAGGTCATGCTCCTTCGTCTTCTTTTCTCAGGCCAGGTCCTTCGTGGAGGGAGTATGTCCCTTTCAGACGTCCCAGCATGAGCAGCTTAGAGAGATCCCAATGTGGGCAAAGATCTAGTCCCTCCTACCTCACCCCTGTAATGTACCCACCCAGAGAGAGATCACTGTCCCCAATGTCGGAGCCCTGCAATCCACGAAGGCAGGCTACCGTTTTCCCTGATTCTTCACGGTGGTCCCCCTCGTACCCAGACACACTAAGGTCTGCTCAGTATAGATATGTCCCCATGCCCGCATCCGTTCCCCCCCATCATCAAATGTGGCCAGGACACAGACCCACAGAAGACATGAGGCAGATGGATCCCAGGAGAGGCCCCCCGAGGTCCTACCTGCCCAGAGGCATCAGCTGGCCCTCACCCTACTGCATGCCTTTTCCTCAGAGGGAAGGGGACAACTACCGACCGGTAGACAGACCCATGGGGAGGGGGGGTGAAACAGACCCTCGGGAGGTCAGAGAGGGCGGGAGGGCCAGCTACGCCAGTCAGAGCAGTGGGAGGGGTAGTGCTGGTCTCTTTCGCCAGTCGCTGTCCATCACTCCCACGCTGCTCAGCTCCCCTGAAACCACGGAGGAGAGCGAGCGGCACAGAGCGGAGCTGGATCTACCTGGGAGGAGATTGAAAAGGTGAACTATTGCCTCACCAGGAAATAGACGACAAACAGGACTGTACTCTCGGTGGAGGGATTTATTCATCTTGCCAAAGTAACACTGTGGTTTTTATCTTTCGTATTGTTCCTGACCATTTTGTTCTATCCCACTAGAAGGAACACGTCAGTAGATGAGAGTTATGAGTGGGACTCTGGAGAAGCGTGTGTGGACATGGAAGTCCTGGAGGCCTTGAGGTTGGATCGCTCAAAAGCAGATTTTTGGACAGGCGGAGAGGGGCTTGTGCGCGATCAACCCGCTGGCCTCCAGGACCAAACCCAGAAAGGTTGGTATTGTGTCTGCACCCATCTTGATGTTGCATGTGTCATTGTGCCATTGGACGTGACGGTGCTGCATGTGCTCGTCCCGATTATTGTGAGCTTGTCCCATGCATTTCCTCTCCGCCATGCCCTCCCCCAGGCCCGTCTCCCTCCGCCCGCCCACCGGTCTCCAACCCAACTCGCAGCCACTCCCTTAGCGAGGCGCGCTTCCACGCTCTCCGGCAGGAGTACAAACAGTACAGACAGGCTCAGGACTCCATGTGTTCCCGTGACAACGATTCGGACTCCGACGGCAACTCGGCTCTGCTGTAGAAGCTAAACTCGGTCCGTCACTCTCCTGCCCGCCTCCCGTCTTGGCTCACCTACTTTCCTCTTGTCACTGTTTCCTTCCACATGCTGTGAATTTGTGCTTGCATGCCAACGTTTTGACAAAGCTGCTACTCTTTCCATGTATTCTTTAATACTGCAATACTCTTTCTCTCCACAGGTGTGCCCCCGGCAGA from Nerophis ophidion isolate RoL-2023_Sa linkage group LG07, RoL_Noph_v1.0, whole genome shotgun sequence includes these protein-coding regions:
- the igsf9b gene encoding protein turtle homolog A isoform X3 encodes the protein MGQKRRWLQAVTTALAICLLSVSQGWSLVVRGREGGSAELSCSLTPKLNDATSPNLFPLHVVEWVRLGYNVPILIKFGVYAPRVHPNYKGRVSLSRGASLLVERLTLEDEGWFECRILLVDSKTDDLQNGTWTFLSITAPPVFIKRPPTFVEVLLGDSLTLSCGAHGNPRPTVVWHKDESPIEKHEKIKVYNGSLSLASVTRNISGVYKCHVSNSEGNLTHTTQLQVKGPPIIIISPEDTTLNMSQDAVLQCQADAYPSNLTYEWMKQGQNVYHIESLKSRVKVLVDGTLLIPNLIPEDAGNYTCVPTNGILSPPSASAHLKVKHPARVGRMLKETYLPSGMEGVIVCPVQADPPVLYVNWTKDGNNLNLDKLPGWMVNSEGSVFIATANDNAVGMYTCTAYNSYGTMGQSEPTQVFLQDPPTFLMPPRPEYLQEVGRELIIPCEASADPAPNITWSKIGPTPRSQYYVLSNGSLLLQPLSKDHHGGWECLASNRVATVSAGTVVMVLGTSPHVVSSVSVNTDMHQANVSWVPGFDGGYTQRFTVWVKQSSRGKHEWASLPVPTSKNYLLVTGLLAGTSYQFSVLPQNKLGSGPFSEIVTVTTEALPTEAPTVITTLPILEPPVFLSANRTRRGVLLQWSPPEAPSSPLTGYVLQARRNQGQWVTLSSNISANQSEILVPGLLRDSSYELRLLSCSNKVFSEPSDFVNISTTGMEIYPLHPSFLERVPEPLLAGVIAGVCFLFMAIVLSLVTACYMSNWRERRRRKRRKDLPSAFQKSPSSEARSPPRSPDSVLKLKLCPPLPFFPTSSSQYGSSFDKGSRGEYQDQRKQLLANSSPPPHYALFESHLGSQAPSPTGLESISRGPDGRFIIQPLIEGSSPSNKNNLKDILLSNGGASSSGSNQTSFRGSPKSSILSSDKDERKKSPLTVDAPELSRPSSSPGRVLTIARNLSRHGCFYSDDEHGSENLLERASFYSDNSEKKPSDPLRRHRMPARTEDLFPVLTRKTYILDREEDSAQSSGYQPMTSHLTDDSTQVTQLDSELENDSIQKCIQLAKEREKMERELERYTNSHKNQDQGEDVQFTHSQSPHCSISQSDDEPVWKPQAVTLRQKPRPSSHTSRVADYRRACYFGSTSSPMDRLPMSHIPWDISPVTSVTNMVPVKRSWESAKIQHSHTCERTGDDSLADSRVTENTSLPLPSTDVTIEKICCLETPLRARSLSPQTDSDICTKPMAKCLRQNISDRGAPSRSRSSYAYGTQNWDPASRRPLVCSEGAESLAQPSTSYATTRGPSPLGFPTLPDEHHTKSKAKDREGCDDRQSLGLERENVRARSRRSDKCLFSDSPSPVSMLTLVEEAGRDQSKCSVPRMSGSFKTKPVASPQMSSLQTSAILEYLSLPGFIEMSVDEPLEPTEVADTAVQSLERKSGESKVAKPDVVPKNWEVHVQEKEGTRQ
- the igsf9b gene encoding protein turtle homolog A isoform X2 gives rise to the protein MGQKRRWLQAVTTALAICLLSVSQGWSLVVRGREGGSAELSCSLTPKLNDATSPNLFPLHVVEWVRLGYNVPILIKFGVYAPRVHPNYKGRVSLSRGASLLVERLTLEDEGWFECRILLVDSKTDDLQNGTWTFLSITAPPVFIKRPPTFVEVLLGDSLTLSCGAHGNPRPTVVWHKDESPIEKHEKIKVYNGSLSLASVTRNISGVYKCHVSNSEGNLTHTTQLQVKGPPIIIISPEDTTLNMSQDAVLQCQADAYPSNLTYEWMKQGQNVYHIESLKSRVKVLVDGTLLIPNLIPEDAGNYTCVPTNGILSPPSASAHLKVKHPARVGRMLKETYLPSGMEGVIVCPVQADPPVLYVNWTKDGNNLNLDKLPGWMVNSEGSVFIATANDNAVGMYTCTAYNSYGTMGQSEPTQVFLQDPPTFLMPPRPEYLQEVGRELIIPCEASADPAPNITWSKIGPTPRSQYYVLSNGSLLLQPLSKDHHGGWECLASNRVATVSAGTVVMVLGTSPHVVSSVSVNTDMHQANVSWVPGFDGGYTQRFTVWVKQSSRGKHEWASLPVPTSKNYLLVTGLLAGTSYQFSVLPQNKLGSGPFSEIVTVTTEALPTEAPTVITTLPILEPPVFLSANRTRRGVLLQWSPPEAPSSPLTGYVLQARRNQGQWVTLSSNISANQSEILVPGLLRDSSYELRLLSCSNKVFSEPSDFVNISTTGMEIYPLHPSFLERVPEPLLAGVIAGVCFLFMAIVLSLVTACYMSNWRERRRRKRRKDLPSAFQKSPSSEARSPPRSPDSVLKLKLCPPLPFFPTSSSQYGSSFDKGSRGEYQDQRKQLLANSSPPPHYALFESHLGSQAPSPTGLESISRGPDGRFIIQPLIEGSSPSNKNNLKDILLSNGGASSSGSNQTSFRGSPKSSILSSDKDERKKSPLTVDAPELSRPSSSPGRVLTIARNLSRHGCFYSDDEHGSENLLERASFYSDNSEKKPSDPLRRHRMPARTEDLFPVLTRKTYILDREEDSAQSSGYQPMTSHLTDDSTQVTQLDSELENDSIQKCIQLAKEREKMERELERYTNSHKNQDQGEDVQFTHSQSPHCSISQSDDEPVWKPQAVTLRQKPRPSSHTSRVADYRRACYFGSTSSPMDRLPMSHIPWDISPVTSVTNMVPVKRSWESAKIQHSHTCERTGDDSLADSRVTENTSLPLPSTDVTIEKICCLETPLRARSLSPQTDSDICTKPMAKCLRQNISDRGAPSRSRSSYAYGTQNWDPASRRPLVCSEGAESLAQPSTSYATTRGPSPLGFPTLPDEHHTKSKAKDREGCDDRQSLGLERENVRARSRRSDKCLFSDSPSPVSMLTLVEEAGRDQSKCSVPRMSGSFKTKPVASPQMSSLQTSAILEYLSLPGFIEMSVDEPLEPTEVADTAVQSLERKSGESKVAKPDVVPKNWEVHVQEKGESNKRKACFEPSLSRDKHGSRHYNKSESLLCVRFTDSIKSPSPAPEKTSKQLYNEKTQIRAETKGTDSRLGSRPTHTLLSAAKGMVDIVSKQSQSFGDSSESLSEQPQRQGSQGNRTNNIASRINQAPVPFLKKSFSVGPCRTLSSMGPPRPFLKKSISFGSQKWEHFESPRTYISERCYWDEFPNPDVRVKSYSLGHAPSSSFLRPGPSWREYVPFRRPSMSSLERSQCGQRSSPSYLTPVMYPPRERSLSPMSEPCNPRRQATVFPDSSRWSPSYPDTLRSAQYRYVPMPASVPPHHQMWPGHRPTEDMRQMDPRRGPPRSYLPRGISWPSPYCMPFPQREGDNYRPVDRPMGRGGETDPREVREGGRASYASQSSGRGSAGLFRQSLSITPTLLSSPETTEESERHRAELDLPGRRLKRRNTSVDESYEWDSGEACVDMEVLEALRLDRSKADFWTGGEGLVRDQPAGLQDQTQKGVPPADYCDL